A single window of Penaeus vannamei isolate JL-2024 chromosome 24, ASM4276789v1, whole genome shotgun sequence DNA harbors:
- the LOC113828714 gene encoding early growth response protein 4: protein MAARPRPPPIHPQPPSPPGDKRARRPAKAGAAPPARRSCGFARRLSCLPLPCGRRSCVRQMAMNDLLLSGLALPHAQPQQKQSKEAQCYICGHKFRWDWLLRRHMRTHTGEKPFSCPYCQYRANRKEMIRSHIFHRHLKPQAGLQQQLQSAQQQLQPQQQPQAQSQSSQQSQPPQSS from the exons ATGGCGGcacgcccacgccctccccccatccacccccagcCCCCCAGCCCCCCTGGCGACAAGAGGGCGAGGAGGCCGGCGAAGGCGGGGGCGGCGCCGCCGGCCCGTCGCTCGTGCGGGTTCGCGAGGCGGCTCTCCTGCCTGCCTTTGCCTTGCGGGAGGAGGTCTTGTGTTAGACAG ATGGCCATGAATGACCTGCTGCTGAGCGGGCTGGCTCTCCCGCACGCGCAGCCTCAGCAGAAACAGTCCAAGGAGGCGCAGTGCTATATCTGCGGACACAAGTTCCGCTGGGACTGGCTCTTGCGGCGCCACATGCGGACGCACACGGGGGAAAAGCCCTTCTCGTGCCCTTACTGCCAGTACCGCGCGAACCGGAAAGAGATGATCCGCAGCCACATCTTCCACCGCCACCTAAAGCCGCAAGCGGGCCTCCAGCAGCAACTGCAGTCAGCGCAACAGCAGCTCCAGCCGCAGCAGCAACCGCAAGCACAGTCGCAGTCATCGCAACAGTCACAGCCTCCTCAGTCATCATAA